Part of the uncultured Anaeromusa sp. genome is shown below.
GAGGACCAAAGCCGTAATACGACGGAAAATGCCTTGTTTGTGCAAAAACTGCTGCAAGAAAAAGGGTTTCGGCAGCCAGTGTTGGTTACGTCCGCTTTTCATATGGATCGATCAGTGAAACAGTTTGCAAAAATTGGCGTAGCGACGCATCCTTATCCAGCCGGATACATGGTCAACCGGCATGCGATTTTTGAACCGCGCAAATTAGTTCCCAGCGCCGATTCGCTGGCTGATACCAGTTTGGCCTTGAAAGAGCATATTGCTTTATTAGCGGTTCGTTGGTATTGAAATCACAATATGGGCCTGGCGGAAAGCCAGGCGTGTTCTTTTTTGTAGGCTATAGACCTTGTTTACAGCTGAAATAGGAAGTTTCTGTCTTTTGGTTGAAGTGAACGAGAAGAATAGGGTATAATGCAGGAAGTATTGAAAGGAACGGAGAGAGGCTTTTGTTTGCCAAGTTATGCAAATTTTGTCTGGTAGGCGCTTCGGGCGTGATTGTGAATCTGTTAGTTTATTCGCTGTGCCTATGGGGGGGCTTTTTTTACGTAGCCGCTGCAGTATGCGCTTTTTTAGTGGCTGTAAGCAATAATTTTTGGTGGAATTTTTCCTGGACCTTTCAAGGGGCGGCTGCAGACAAAAGTATGCAGCGGAAATACCTGGAGTTTTTTGGCGTTAGCCTAGGGGGCTTGGGGCTTAACTTATTGGTATTGCATTATTTGGTCAGCGCCTGGAGCATGGATAAGACTCTGGCACAGCTTGTTGCCGTAGCTGTAGTCAGCTTTTTTAATTTCTTCCTGAATTATACTTTGACTTTCCGAGAAAAGAAGGAGCTGCCAATATAGTGAACGACCTGATTATTATACCGACGTACAATGAAAAAGAAAATTTAGGGCCTTTGCTGGAAGCTATCTATGAAATTCGGCCGGATATTCATGTGCTGGTAGTCGATGATAACTCTCCGGACGGTACAGGGCAATTGGTCGCGGAATGGGCGGAAGCGCCGCAATATGAGGGGCGGTTGTTCTTATTGCGCCGCGCAGGCAAGCTGGGCTTAGGGACCGCCTATATTGCGGGCTTTCGCTGGGCCTTAGCCCGCTCGTACCGACGTATTTTGGAAATGGATGCCGATTTTTCCCATAATCCACGGTATTTGCCGGACTTATTGGCGGCAGCCGAAGAAGCGGACCTGGTGTTGGGCAGCCGTTATGTACCTGGCGGCGGAGTGAAAAATTGGGGTTTTTGGCGGCGCTTTTTAAGCCGGGGCGGCAGCTTGTACGCCCGGGTTCTTTTAGGGCTGCCTTATCAAGATTTGACTGGCGGTTTTAAATGTTTTCGGCGAGAGGTTTTAGAGACTCTCGATTTGGGCGCTGTTCGTTCTAATGGTTATTCTTTTCAGATTGAGCTGACCTATCGGGCGCACTGTAAAGGCTTCAAAATAAAGGAAGTGCCTATTGTTTTTGAAGACCGGGAAGTGGGAAAATCTAAAATGTCTAAACACATCTTTTTGGAAGCCGTGCTGATGGTATGGAAACTGAGGATGGAGGGCCTTTGATGCGCTGGGAAAATGGGCTGATTCTGGCGATTGCCTTGGCAAATATTGCCTATAATGCAACCTTGCCTTTGCATTATGACGAAGCTTATTATTGGGTCTGGACACAACGTCTGGACTTTTCCTATTTTGACCATCCGCCGATGATTGCCTGGCTGCTTTGGGTTGTGGGCCAGGTGGGACAGACGGAGGCGGTGCTGCGTATTGTTCCGGTGGCATGCCTTTCCGGAGCGGTATGGCTGATGTGGAGGCTGACGGAGAACTTGTGGGGGCGTGCTGTAGCGCAGTACGCGCTGCTGCTTTTAATAGGGCTGCCTATTTTGCAAATCGGTTATTTGCTGGCGACGCCAGATGCGCCGCTGGCCTTGTTTTGGGCGGCGGCTCTTTATAGTGCGCAGCGGGCTTTGCAGAAAGAGGGTTCGGCTTGGTGGCTGGCGGCTGGCGTTGCCGGAGGCGCGGCGATGCTTTCCAAATACACGGCGGTGCTGCTTTTACCTGTGCTGCTCTTGACTGTCTTGGTTTACCAGCCGCGGACGCTGCGGAGGCCTGTGTTTTGGGGCGCGCTGGTTTTAGCGGTGCTTGTTTTTTCACCGGTGCTGTATTGGAATTTTCTGCATGACTGGGTTTCTTTTCGATTTCAGTACGGCCATGGCATGGATGCCCCCAAGGTGCTGCAATTGCCGCTTTTTTTTGATTTTTGGGGCGCCCAGACGGCGATTGTTAATCCGATTTTTTTCTTCGCTCTGTTCTATTTTAGCTGGCGCTATCTTAAATCGAATGTGCAGAAGTGGCAGAGCGCGCTGCTGTGGCTTTCCTGCTGGATTCCGCTAGGTTTCTTTGGCTATGCGGCGTTATTTAAAAAGGCGGAAGCCAATTGGCCGGTGCCGGCTTATTTGGGCGGCATGGCGCTCTTGGCGTACTGGCTGCAAAAAAAACAAGCGCGAAAATGGCTGGTTGCGGGCTTAGGGTTGTCACTGCTGCTTGTTGGCTTGGCTAAATTTCCCGAAGTCGCGCCATGGCTGCCGCCTAAAGCCAATTTGAAGGTGCAGCAATTTATAGGAAATGACGTGTTCGCTCAAGGGCGGCCCTGGCTGCAGGAGGATGTGCGCTGGGTGCTGAGCGACTCTTATCAGAACGCCTCTCTGGTGTGGTATTATTTGCCTGGCAAACCCGCTGTCCATGTGGTGACGCCGGCGCGTATTTCTATGTATGACTATTGGCGGCAGGATTTGCCGCCCTTGGCAGGCGGCACGGCTCTTTATTTCGGCGCGGCAAAAGACGAAACAATTTTAAAACAGCAATTCCGCGAGGTAGAGAAAGTGGCGCAACTAAGCGAAGGCATACGGCAGGTGGCTGTATTTCGCTGCCGAGGTAAAGAGGAGTTTTAAGGGCATAGAACGAAAAAGGATGGAGAAGTCCATCCTTCTTGCATTTGAAGAATTTGGAAGGAAGAGGAAGTGGAGATATGCAGAAGCAGCAATGCCTTTGCGGAGAATATGAAGAAAAATTTGCGGTGCAGGCTGGCTTTTTGTGGCCATTTTTGGCGGATCCGCATTATTGGCGCAGTTGGCAGCCGGATTTGCAGGAAGTGCGCGTAACCGTGCCGCTCCAAGAAGGCGCTGCTGGAAAATGGCGGCGCACATCGGCCTGGGGGCGTTCTTTTTGCGTGGAGAAATTGGAACCGGAGCGCAAAATCGCTTTGCGTTTCCGTTATTTATGGTGGTCGCTGCTGGCTGTTGGCGTTATAGAGCCTGCTGGCGACGGCTGTATATTGCGGTTTTCCCTAGAGGTACAAGGCCTGTTGTCCGAGGTGGCTGCGGCCTGGTTTGGTAAGAAGCTGGCTTTGCAAATGGGCGGTTTTTTACAACCTCTGCGCCAACTGAGTGAAACGGCGCAAAAGGGAGAGTTTGTCTTTCGTATTCCAGGATAAAAAGGAGGCATGCGACGTATGAAAGGAAACATTCATCACTTGGGAATCAACACTTTGCGAATGTTGGCGGCGGATGCGGTGGAAGAAGCGAAATCTGGTCATCCTGGTATGCCGATGGGTGCGGCAGCGATGGCTTACGTGCTTTGGACGAAGTTTTTGCGGCACAATCCGCGTAACCCCGCTTGGCCGGGGCGGGATCGCTTTGTATTATCTGCAGGACATGGCTCGATGCTTTTATATGGACTCTTGCATTTGACAGGCTATCAGGTAGCATTAGAGGACATCAAAAACTTTCGTCAGTGGGGAT
Proteins encoded:
- a CDS encoding GtrA family protein; amino-acid sequence: MFAKLCKFCLVGASGVIVNLLVYSLCLWGGFFYVAAAVCAFLVAVSNNFWWNFSWTFQGAAADKSMQRKYLEFFGVSLGGLGLNLLVLHYLVSAWSMDKTLAQLVAVAVVSFFNFFLNYTLTFREKKELPI
- a CDS encoding glycosyltransferase family 39 protein yields the protein MRWENGLILAIALANIAYNATLPLHYDEAYYWVWTQRLDFSYFDHPPMIAWLLWVVGQVGQTEAVLRIVPVACLSGAVWLMWRLTENLWGRAVAQYALLLLIGLPILQIGYLLATPDAPLALFWAAALYSAQRALQKEGSAWWLAAGVAGGAAMLSKYTAVLLLPVLLLTVLVYQPRTLRRPVFWGALVLAVLVFSPVLYWNFLHDWVSFRFQYGHGMDAPKVLQLPLFFDFWGAQTAIVNPIFFFALFYFSWRYLKSNVQKWQSALLWLSCWIPLGFFGYAALFKKAEANWPVPAYLGGMALLAYWLQKKQARKWLVAGLGLSLLLVGLAKFPEVAPWLPPKANLKVQQFIGNDVFAQGRPWLQEDVRWVLSDSYQNASLVWYYLPGKPAVHVVTPARISMYDYWRQDLPPLAGGTALYFGAAKDETILKQQFREVEKVAQLSEGIRQVAVFRCRGKEEF
- a CDS encoding SRPBCC family protein → MQKQQCLCGEYEEKFAVQAGFLWPFLADPHYWRSWQPDLQEVRVTVPLQEGAAGKWRRTSAWGRSFCVEKLEPERKIALRFRYLWWSLLAVGVIEPAGDGCILRFSLEVQGLLSEVAAAWFGKKLALQMGGFLQPLRQLSETAQKGEFVFRIPG
- a CDS encoding polyprenol monophosphomannose synthase, with translation MNDLIIIPTYNEKENLGPLLEAIYEIRPDIHVLVVDDNSPDGTGQLVAEWAEAPQYEGRLFLLRRAGKLGLGTAYIAGFRWALARSYRRILEMDADFSHNPRYLPDLLAAAEEADLVLGSRYVPGGGVKNWGFWRRFLSRGGSLYARVLLGLPYQDLTGGFKCFRREVLETLDLGAVRSNGYSFQIELTYRAHCKGFKIKEVPIVFEDREVGKSKMSKHIFLEAVLMVWKLRMEGL